From a region of the Impatiens glandulifera chromosome 4, dImpGla2.1, whole genome shotgun sequence genome:
- the LOC124935455 gene encoding glucan endo-1,3-beta-glucosidase, basic isoform-like: MSPDRYAMHFTSTNSPRLFIAIIMKNSPSNMLVIVLQIALIFILSLEPLVAQVGVSYGMMGNNLPTKPDVIALYKQNGIQRLRLYDPNPEALQALGGSDIEVSVGVLNADIEKLASSQDEANTWVQNNIKNYPSVKFKYIVVGNEFQLQFILSAMQNLLTAVSDAGLINQIRVTTAVHSGLLGESYPPSKGVFSADANEFITPIAKFLALFGSPLFLNVYPYFAYSGSNGNVALDYALFNSPGIVVNDNALGYQNLLDAMIDAFYWALEKAGAGSVEIVVSETGWPTSGGTGASLENQKSYILKLIDHVKSGRGTPKKPGKLIQTYIFAMFDENQKTPEYEKFWGLFTPDKQIKYPINFA; the protein is encoded by the exons ATGTCGCCTGACAG ATATGCTATGCATTTCACATCAACTAATTCTCCTAGACTATTCATAGCTATTATCATGAAGAATTCACCATCCAACATGTTGGTTATTGTGTTGCAAATAGCATTAATCTTTATCCTAAGTTTGGAACCTTTAG TTGCACAAGTAGGAGTTTCCTACGGAATGATGGGCAATAATTTACCCACTAAGCCTGATGTTATCGCCCTATACAAACAAAATGGTATCCAGAGATTGAGACTTTACGATCCAAATCCCGAAGCACTCCAAGCTCTCGGGGGATCCGACATTGAGGTTAGCGTTGGTGTACTCAACGCAGATATTGAAAAGCTAGCATCAAGCCAGGACGAAGCCAACACTTGGGTCCAAAACAATATCAAAAACTACCCCAGTGTTAAATTTAAGTATATCGTGGTTGGAAACGAATTCCAGTTACAATTTATTCTATCAGCCATGCAAAACTTGCTAACCGCGGTTTCTGATGCCGGTCTAATAAACCAAATTCGGGTGACCACAGCCGTCCACAGTGGTCTCCTAGGAGAGTCCTACCCACCATCGAAAGGCGTGTTCAGTGCCGATGCAAACGAGTTCATTACCCCAATAGCGAAATTTCTCGCTTTATTCGGTTCTCCCCTGTTTCTCAATGTTTACCCTTACTTCGCCTATTCCGGGTCCAATGGAAATGTGGCGCTTGATTATGCGCTCTTCAATTCACCAGGAATTGTGGTAAATGACAATGCTTTAGGGTACCAGAACTTGTTAGATGCTATGATCGATGCTTTTTATTGGGCGTTGGAGAAGGCCGGGGCTGGGTCTGTGGAGATCGTTGTGTCGGAGACAGGGTGGCCTACGAGTGGAGGGACTGGAGCAAGCCTTGAGAATCAAAAGAGTTATATTCTTAAACTTATTGATCATGTCAAGAGTGGTCGTGGAACACCCAAGAAGCCTGGAAAGTTAATACAGACTTACATCTTTGCCATGTTCGATGAGAATCAGAAAACTCCCGAGTATGAGAAGTTTTGGGGTTTGTTTACTCCAGACAAACAAATCAAGTATCCAATTAATTTTGCCTAA